The following coding sequences lie in one Flavobacterium cyclinae genomic window:
- a CDS encoding aminotransferase class I/II-fold pyridoxal phosphate-dependent enzyme, whose translation MEKFNPADRIQDLQYFGEFGGVNPSISDSSTYTFLSAKTMFDTFEGNAEGCYLYSRHSSPSNLYLDKALAAMEGTESANVAASGMGAITPTLLQLCGNGDHIVSSRTIYGGTYAFLKNFVPRMGIKTTFVDITKLDVVEAAITPNTKVIYCETVSNPLLEVADIASLAKIAKKHNIKLVVDNTFSPLSVAPAKLGADIVIHSLTKYINGSSDTVGGVVCASQEFINSLKNVNDGASMLLGPTMDSLRSASVMKNLRTLHIRMKQHSHNAMYLANKFEADGIKTVYPGLASHPSHEIYKTMINQEYGFGGMMTIDVGSLDKANALMELMQERNLGYLAVSLGFYKTLFSAPGTSTSSEIPLEEQAEMGLTDGLIRFSIGLDNDIERTYQMMRQCMVELGVL comes from the coding sequence ATGGAAAAATTCAATCCTGCGGATCGCATCCAAGACTTACAATATTTTGGAGAATTTGGTGGAGTAAACCCATCGATATCAGACAGTTCAACGTATACCTTTCTTTCAGCAAAAACCATGTTTGACACCTTTGAAGGGAATGCTGAAGGTTGTTACTTATACTCTCGTCATTCATCACCAAGTAATTTATACCTTGACAAAGCTTTGGCAGCAATGGAAGGTACAGAATCGGCAAACGTAGCTGCTTCTGGAATGGGCGCTATCACTCCTACTCTTTTACAATTGTGTGGAAACGGAGATCATATCGTTTCAAGTAGAACTATTTACGGAGGAACGTATGCTTTCTTGAAAAATTTCGTTCCAAGAATGGGTATCAAAACTACTTTTGTTGACATCACCAAATTAGACGTAGTTGAAGCAGCTATTACTCCAAATACAAAAGTTATTTATTGCGAAACTGTTAGTAATCCTTTATTAGAAGTTGCTGATATTGCTTCATTAGCAAAAATCGCAAAAAAACACAATATCAAATTAGTAGTGGATAATACGTTTTCACCTTTATCTGTTGCTCCAGCGAAATTAGGAGCTGATATCGTGATTCACTCGTTAACAAAATACATCAATGGAAGTAGCGATACAGTTGGTGGTGTGGTTTGTGCTTCTCAAGAATTCATTAACAGCTTGAAAAATGTAAACGACGGAGCAAGTATGCTTTTAGGTCCAACAATGGACAGTTTGCGTTCGGCTTCTGTAATGAAAAACTTAAGAACATTACACATCAGAATGAAACAACACAGCCACAACGCAATGTATTTGGCTAATAAATTTGAAGCTGACGGAATTAAAACGGTTTACCCAGGTTTAGCAAGTCACCCAAGTCATGAAATTTACAAAACCATGATTAATCAAGAGTACGGTTTTGGTGGAATGATGACGATTGATGTTGGAAGTTTAGATAAAGCCAATGCGTTGATGGAATTAATGCAAGAAAGAAACTTAGGCTACTTAGCGGTAAGTTTAGGATTCTACAAAACGTTATTCAGTGCACCTGGGACTTCAACTTCATCTGAAATTCCATTAGAAGAACAAGCAGAAATGGGCTTAACCGATGGGTTAATTCGTTTTTCAATTGGTTTGGATAACGATATAGAAAGAACCTATCAAATGATGAGACAATGTATGGTTGAATTAGGTGTTTTATAA
- a CDS encoding Lrp/AsnC family transcriptional regulator: MDAIDKKLLGFLQEDTKKTTKELSLLLNLSVTAVYERIKKLEREGVITKYVALLDRVKLDKSFVVFCHIKLNQHTKDYITTFENEVVKLTEVSECYHVSGDYDYILKVNVRDMEEYREFMVTKLTGLQHIGSTHSSFMIGEVKFTTAFTLN; this comes from the coding sequence ATGGACGCAATCGACAAAAAACTTTTAGGTTTTCTACAAGAAGACACTAAAAAGACAACTAAGGAACTTTCCTTATTACTCAATCTCTCCGTTACTGCAGTTTACGAACGAATAAAAAAATTAGAAAGAGAAGGAGTGATTACCAAATATGTAGCACTTTTAGACCGAGTTAAATTAGACAAATCTTTTGTGGTTTTTTGCCACATTAAGTTAAACCAACACACTAAAGACTATATTACGACATTTGAAAACGAAGTGGTAAAATTAACCGAAGTTTCGGAATGTTATCACGTAAGTGGCGATTATGACTATATCTTAAAAGTAAATGTTAGAGATATGGAAGAATATCGTGAGTTTATGGTTACAAAGCTTACAGGGTTACAGCATATTGGAAGCACGCATAGTTCTTTTATGATTGGAGAGGTAAAATTTACCACTGCTTTTACTTTAAATTAA
- the lpdA gene encoding dihydrolipoyl dehydrogenase, translating to MSQFDVTVIGSGPGGYVAAIRCAQLGFKTAIIEKYSTLGGTCLNVGCIPSKALLASSHHYEELQHFADHGIEVSGDVKVNLEKMIARKQAVVDQTSGGVKFLMDKNNITVFNGVGSFESATSVKVTKADGSSEIIESKNIIIATGSKPSSLPFIKLDKERIITSTEALKLKEVPKHLVIIGGGVIGIELGQVYLRLGAQVSVVEFMDRIIPGMDGALSKELTKVLKKQGMKFYTSHKVQSVERAGDVVTVKAENAKGEIITLEGDYSLVSVGRRPYTDGLNAEKAGVKVTERGQIEVNDHLQTSAANIYAIGDVVRGAMLAHKAEEEGVMVAEILAGQKPHIDYNLIPGVVYTWPEVAAVGKTEEQLKAEGVAYKAGSFPFKALGRARAGGDTDGFVKILADAKTDEVLGVHMIGARCADLIAEAVTAMEFRASAEDISRMSHAHPTFAEAIKEAALAATDNRALHV from the coding sequence ATGAGTCAATTTGATGTAACCGTTATTGGTTCTGGCCCTGGAGGATATGTTGCGGCTATCCGTTGTGCCCAATTAGGTTTTAAAACAGCTATTATTGAAAAATATTCAACTCTTGGAGGAACGTGTTTAAATGTAGGATGTATTCCATCGAAAGCATTATTAGCATCTTCTCATCATTATGAAGAGTTACAACACTTTGCAGACCACGGAATTGAAGTTTCAGGTGATGTTAAAGTGAATTTAGAAAAAATGATTGCTCGTAAACAAGCAGTTGTAGATCAAACTTCGGGTGGTGTAAAATTCTTAATGGATAAAAACAATATTACCGTTTTTAATGGAGTTGGTTCGTTTGAAAGCGCTACTTCTGTAAAAGTAACGAAAGCTGATGGTTCTTCAGAAATTATCGAATCTAAAAATATTATTATTGCTACAGGTTCTAAACCATCAAGTTTACCATTTATCAAATTAGATAAAGAAAGAATCATCACTTCTACTGAAGCTTTGAAACTGAAAGAAGTTCCAAAACACTTAGTAATTATTGGTGGTGGTGTTATCGGTATCGAATTAGGTCAAGTATATTTACGTTTAGGAGCGCAAGTTTCTGTAGTTGAATTCATGGACAGAATCATCCCAGGAATGGATGGGGCGCTGTCAAAAGAATTGACTAAAGTATTGAAAAAACAAGGAATGAAATTCTACACGTCTCACAAAGTGCAATCAGTAGAAAGAGCTGGAGATGTTGTAACGGTAAAAGCAGAAAATGCTAAAGGCGAAATCATCACATTAGAAGGTGATTATTCATTAGTTTCTGTAGGTCGTCGTCCTTATACAGATGGATTAAACGCAGAAAAAGCAGGCGTAAAAGTTACCGAAAGAGGTCAAATCGAAGTAAACGATCATTTACAAACCTCGGCTGCTAACATTTATGCAATTGGTGACGTAGTTCGTGGAGCGATGTTAGCGCACAAAGCGGAAGAAGAAGGAGTTATGGTAGCTGAAATTTTAGCAGGACAAAAACCACATATCGATTATAATTTGATTCCAGGTGTAGTGTACACTTGGCCAGAAGTTGCCGCTGTTGGTAAAACAGAAGAGCAATTAAAAGCAGAAGGTGTAGCTTATAAAGCAGGAAGTTTCCCATTCAAAGCATTAGGAAGAGCTAGAGCAGGAGGAGACACTGACGGTTTTGTAAAAATCTTAGCTGATGCTAAAACAGACGAAGTTTTAGGAGTTCATATGATTGGAGCAAGATGTGCTGATTTAATTGCAGAAGCAGTAACAGCTATGGAATTTAGAGCAAGCGCAGAAGATATTTCAAGAATGTCTCACGCACACCCAACATTTGCAGAAGCTATCAAAGAAGCAGCATTAGCAGCAACAGATAACAGAGCATTACACGTGTAA
- a CDS encoding AAA family ATPase, protein MLRKFKVSNFKSFEKDFEIDLTNVNGYEFNKSSIKNGIVNNAIIYGHNGAGKSNLALAIFDIIEHLTDKQRNESVYKNYLNAYCKSNVATFYYEFLINSKIVKYEYKKTDYKTISFERFTIDDEELVLFDRMNKSSALIKLKGAETLKTELENSELSILKYIKNNTDLEHNDINNTFTTFFYFIEQMLYFRSLNDRMFLGFDIGGKYIFEDIIKKKNVEDFELFLNSAGIKCQLSIIEELGKNSIVFNFNGKQLPFAEAASTGTIALALFYFWYQSIKENGTVSFVFIDEFDAFYHHSLSALIVEKLKETGVQFILTTHNTSIMTNDLLRPDCYFEMTKKQIRSLSKSTQKELREAHNIEKMYKSGSFDVE, encoded by the coding sequence ATGCTTAGAAAATTTAAAGTTTCAAACTTTAAAAGTTTTGAAAAAGATTTTGAAATAGATTTGACAAATGTTAATGGTTATGAATTTAATAAAAGTTCTATCAAAAATGGAATAGTCAACAATGCCATTATTTACGGTCATAACGGTGCTGGTAAATCAAATTTAGCTCTTGCAATTTTTGATATCATTGAGCATTTAACTGACAAACAAAGAAATGAGTCTGTTTATAAAAATTATTTAAACGCTTATTGTAAATCTAATGTAGCAACTTTCTATTATGAATTTTTAATAAATTCAAAAATTGTTAAATACGAATATAAGAAAACTGACTACAAAACTATATCTTTTGAACGTTTCACTATAGATGATGAAGAACTTGTCTTATTTGACAGAATGAATAAATCAAGTGCTTTAATAAAATTAAAAGGCGCTGAAACTTTAAAAACAGAATTAGAGAATTCTGAGTTATCAATTCTTAAGTATATTAAAAACAATACTGACCTTGAGCACAATGATATAAATAATACGTTTACTACATTTTTTTATTTTATTGAGCAGATGTTGTATTTCCGTTCATTGAATGACAGAATGTTTCTTGGTTTCGATATTGGAGGAAAATATATTTTTGAAGACATCATTAAAAAGAAAAATGTTGAAGATTTTGAATTATTTTTAAATTCTGCTGGAATTAAATGTCAATTATCTATTATTGAAGAATTAGGCAAAAATTCAATTGTTTTTAATTTCAATGGAAAACAACTTCCTTTCGCCGAAGCGGCATCAACAGGAACGATTGCACTTGCTTTATTTTACTTTTGGTATCAAAGTATAAAAGAAAACGGAACGGTTTCATTTGTTTTTATAGACGAATTTGATGCATTTTATCATCATTCTTTATCTGCTTTGATAGTTGAAAAATTAAAAGAAACAGGTGTACAATTTATTCTTACAACCCACAATACTTCAATAATGACTAATGATCTTTTAAGGCCAGATTGTTACTTTGAAATGACAAAAAAACAAATACGCTCTTTGTCAAAAAGTACACAAAAAGAGTTGAGAGAAGCACATAATATCGAAAAAATGTATAAATCAGGTTCATTCGATGTCGAGTAA
- a CDS encoding DoxX family membrane protein, producing MKIATIIVRVLLGAMMLFASISYFFNLMGEQPEPTGDLATLMAGFMASKYIFPVAKAIELVAGLMLVSGKFVRLGTIILLPISINIFLIHVVVTGSDIPMAAAILFANVFLIYANWDGFKEIVKP from the coding sequence ATGAAAATTGCAACTATTATTGTTCGTGTACTTTTAGGAGCTATGATGCTTTTTGCTTCTATTTCTTATTTTTTCAACCTTATGGGAGAACAACCTGAACCAACTGGAGATTTGGCTACTTTAATGGCTGGATTTATGGCTTCAAAATACATTTTTCCTGTAGCAAAAGCTATTGAATTAGTAGCAGGATTAATGTTAGTAAGCGGTAAATTTGTACGACTAGGAACTATCATTTTGTTACCCATAAGCATCAATATTTTTCTAATTCATGTAGTGGTAACAGGTAGTGATATTCCAATGGCAGCAGCCATCTTATTTGCTAATGTGTTTTTAATTTATGCTAATTGGGATGGTTTTAAAGAAATTGTAAAGCCGTAA
- a CDS encoding DUF4349 domain-containing protein has product MNKNTKIVLTLLAFGLVLSCKESASKENATYMEEVAIDSINAMSSSAAVENKNSNRKFVRTADVKFKVKNVVKSTYAIEDATTKFGGFVTFTKLESNIYSVDKTKVSQDSTLVTTKYKVDNNITIRVPNTKMDTVIKTIAKQIHFLDYRIIKADDVSLQMLSNELAQKRSNSSEKRLENAIDSKGKKLNQVVKAEETLDAKKEQNDASKMQNLSLQDQVNFSTLTLNIYQDESIKQEMVANEKSINAYRPNIGLQIWDSVKTGWFMLEHIIAFVVVLWPFALIGLLGFLGYKKFLKK; this is encoded by the coding sequence ATGAACAAAAACACCAAAATCGTTTTGACTTTGCTTGCATTTGGCTTAGTCTTATCTTGTAAAGAATCGGCTTCAAAAGAAAACGCAACCTATATGGAAGAAGTTGCTATTGATAGTATAAATGCAATGTCTTCTTCTGCCGCCGTTGAAAACAAAAACAGCAATCGGAAATTTGTTCGAACAGCCGATGTAAAATTCAAAGTCAAGAATGTCGTCAAATCGACTTATGCGATTGAAGATGCAACTACGAAATTTGGTGGATTTGTAACTTTTACAAAATTAGAAAGTAACATTTACAGTGTAGATAAAACCAAAGTGAGTCAGGATAGTACTTTAGTGACTACAAAATACAAAGTAGATAACAACATTACGATTCGTGTTCCGAATACCAAAATGGATACGGTGATTAAAACCATTGCGAAACAAATTCATTTTTTGGATTATCGCATCATTAAAGCGGATGATGTTTCGTTACAAATGTTATCTAATGAATTAGCGCAAAAAAGAAGTAATTCTTCAGAAAAACGATTGGAAAATGCTATTGATTCGAAGGGAAAGAAACTCAATCAAGTGGTAAAAGCAGAAGAAACGTTAGATGCTAAAAAAGAACAAAATGACGCTTCAAAAATGCAGAATTTATCACTTCAAGATCAAGTGAATTTTAGTACATTGACTTTAAACATTTACCAAGACGAAAGCATCAAACAAGAAATGGTAGCTAATGAAAAAAGCATCAACGCTTACCGACCAAATATTGGCTTACAAATTTGGGACAGTGTAAAAACGGGTTGGTTTATGTTAGAACACATTATAGCATTTGTTGTAGTGCTTTGGCCATTTGCTTTGATTGGGCTTTTAGGATTTTTGGGATATAAGAAGTTTTTGAAAAAGTAA
- a CDS encoding anthranilate synthase component I family protein: MRTVITKDISQFSDFKNQLLHWANQHREVVFLDSNDYHQKYSSYDAVLAVDAFTSIKTDYDNAFQDLYQYQSQAKDWLFGYLSYDLKNDTEDLQSNNFDGLNFPDLFFFQPKKLFLIKENQVEIQYLRMCDDEIELDFEEILSIVPIIHYPSPISIKQRIPKENYLSKVAKMLEHIHRGDIYEANFCMEFYAENAKIEPLEIYQKLNAISEPPFAVYFKNNFQYLLSASPERYLRKEGLKVISQPIKGTARRSFDVEQDEQLKSDLAQNEKERSENIMIVDLVRNDLSHTATKGSVQVEELCQIYTFKQVHQMISTIVSEVENTTSPIEILRTTFPMGSMTGAPKISAMQIIEALEETKRGLYSGAVGYFTPNGDFDFNVVIRSILYNAQNQYLSFSVGSAITSQAIPEMEYEECLLKAKAMFEVLS, from the coding sequence TTGAGAACAGTAATTACAAAAGATATTTCCCAGTTTTCCGACTTTAAAAACCAACTTTTGCATTGGGCCAACCAACACAGAGAAGTTGTGTTTTTAGATTCGAATGACTATCATCAAAAGTATTCGAGTTACGATGCTGTTTTGGCGGTGGATGCTTTCACTTCGATTAAAACCGATTACGATAATGCGTTTCAAGATTTGTATCAATACCAAAGTCAGGCTAAGGATTGGTTGTTTGGGTATTTGTCTTACGATTTAAAAAACGATACCGAAGATTTACAATCCAATAATTTCGATGGATTAAATTTTCCTGATTTGTTTTTCTTTCAACCTAAAAAGTTGTTTTTGATTAAAGAAAATCAGGTTGAAATTCAATATTTACGAATGTGTGATGACGAAATAGAATTAGATTTTGAAGAAATCTTATCTATCGTACCCATTATCCATTACCCATCACCGATTTCCATAAAGCAACGCATCCCAAAAGAAAACTACCTTTCCAAAGTTGCTAAAATGCTCGAACACATTCATCGTGGCGACATTTATGAAGCTAATTTTTGCATGGAATTCTATGCCGAAAATGCTAAAATTGAGCCTTTGGAAATTTATCAAAAGTTGAATGCTATTTCTGAACCGCCATTTGCGGTGTATTTTAAAAATAATTTTCAGTATTTACTTTCCGCTTCACCTGAGCGTTATTTAAGAAAAGAAGGTTTAAAAGTAATTTCCCAACCTATAAAAGGAACCGCAAGAAGAAGCTTCGATGTAGAGCAAGACGAACAATTAAAATCTGATTTAGCTCAAAACGAAAAAGAGCGTTCCGAAAATATCATGATTGTCGATTTAGTTCGCAACGATTTATCGCACACCGCTACAAAAGGAAGCGTTCAAGTGGAAGAATTGTGTCAGATTTACACGTTTAAGCAAGTCCACCAAATGATTTCCACGATAGTTTCCGAAGTAGAAAATACCACTTCTCCCATCGAAATTCTGAGAACTACTTTTCCAATGGGAAGTATGACGGGAGCACCAAAGATTTCAGCCATGCAAATCATTGAAGCATTAGAAGAAACCAAACGCGGATTATACAGCGGAGCAGTAGGTTATTTCACTCCAAATGGCGATTTCGATTTTAATGTGGTCATTCGAAGTATTTTATATAATGCACAAAATCAATATTTATCTTTTTCTGTTGGAAGTGCTATAACTTCTCAAGCCATTCCGGAAATGGAGTATGAAGAATGTTTGTTGAAAGCAAAAGCGATGTTTGAGGTTTTAAGCTAG
- a CDS encoding four helix bundle protein — protein MKSYRDLIVWQKSLSWVTLVYSLTSKIPESEKFGLISQIRRSSVAIPSNIAEGYGRNYKKDYSRFLQIARGSLFECQTQIEIAINLNYISKEDCKEINELSIEIEKMLNSLINKLSEN, from the coding sequence ATGAAAAGTTATAGAGATTTAATTGTTTGGCAAAAATCGTTGAGTTGGGTTACATTGGTTTATTCTCTAACATCAAAAATTCCTGAAAGTGAAAAGTTTGGATTAATTTCACAAATTAGAAGAAGTTCAGTCGCTATTCCTTCAAATATAGCTGAAGGTTATGGAAGAAATTACAAAAAAGATTATTCAAGATTTTTACAAATTGCGAGAGGTTCTTTATTTGAATGTCAAACCCAAATAGAAATTGCAATTAATCTGAATTATATTTCCAAAGAAGATTGTAAAGAAATCAATGAATTGTCTATTGAAATTGAAAAAATGCTAAATTCGCTAATAAATAAATTGTCTGAAAACTAA